Part of the Paenibacillus sp. FSL R7-0273 genome is shown below.
CGAGGCTGGAACCTGGGCTTTTGCCCGGATAATGATTAAGGGGTTCCAGCTCGAGCTTGCGAATACAATGGATCAAGACTACGCGGAACTAAGCCCGGTAGTTTGGGAGAAGCGCAGATTGGTGAATTATAGCGGAATTTATGTACCGGTAGTCCCGCTGGAGATGCAGCTGGAGAAACACTAACTGCTCCCACACTTCATTTTGGATTAAAGAACCAAACACGCAGACAGCTTCTATCAGATCTCGCAGCAAACAGAAGCCTGCGTCTCAAGAGCCGTCCCAATCAACCCCGCTACCTCCTGATGGGCCGGGTGTATAAGGTATTCCTCCATGTCTGCTAAAGAGGCAAACCTGGTAATCAGAATCAGATCATACGCAGAAGGGCTGGGGCGCACGTTAATCTCAGCCTGAGCATCAAGAAGAACATCTATTCTACCTCTCATGCTAAGCAGTGCGGTCTGAATGCGCTCAAGGTTCTCCGGGCTCCGGTCCTTCAGCTTCAACAGCAGATGATTTACTATCATATCAGGCTCCTTTGTATTTTCGTTACACGGTGCGAATCGTTCCGCCGTCAATGACATACTCACACCCGGTGATATAAGAGGCTCTGTCTGAGGCAAGGAAGGCCGCCAGCTCGGCAACCTCCTCGGGTCTGGCCGGACGGCCGAGGGGAATGCCACCAAGCTCGTTCATTAGCTGCTGGCGCGCAGCAGTATAGTCCGTTCCAGCCTGCTCAGCCATCCTCCCGATAAGGCGTTCCGCCGATTCCGTCTCAGTAAATCCCGGTGCCAGTGCATTAATTCTTATCCCCTTAGGTCCGAACTGGGTAGCCAGATTCTTACTATAGTTGACGAGCGCAGCTTTGGCAGCCGAATAAGGCATGGTCATGATGCCGGGAAGCTTACGTTGAATCGAAGAGATATGGACAATCACTCCGCTTTGCTGCTTGGCCATGTAAGGTAGAAACCCGCGATCGAGCCGGACGGAAGAAAACAGGTTGGCAGTGAAGGTGGTTTGCCAGTCTTCATCTGTTAAAGCTAACGCTCCTGCTGTACTTGTAGAGGAGCCGCCCACATTGTTAATCAAAATATCCAGACCCCCGAGCTGTTCAATCGTCTGCTGAACGATATGATCCACGCCTTCCGGAAGACTCACATCGGCCTGAATGAACCCTACTCCCTCCGGTAATGCCTCAGGTATAGATCTTGCCGTAGCCATGACCTTAGCCCCCGCCGCATGCAGGCGCTTTACGATCGCGAGGCCGATTCCCCGGGTGCCGCCGGTTACCAGTACTCTTTTACCAGTAAATTCTTTACTCATATTAAATATGTCCGGGCTGTTATTCATCATTCTGCTGAATCCTCCTTGGTATTTTGTTTGAATACAAGGCTAGTGTAATCAACAGAACCTGACAGCTGCGTGTCCAGTTATCCTAAATATTTTCCGGCCATTTTGGCTGTGCGGGCTTTCATCTCCAGCCTGAGGGATTCCGGCTCCACTACCTCCAGTAAATCTCCATACGAAAAAAGATATTGAATAAGCCATTCTCCGGAGGGCATATCTGTATTGACATGGAAAGAGCCGTCCTCCAGCTTCACGAGATCATCTTCCTTAAATTCATCCACGATACGGTAGGCTGCCGCCGGTTCTATATTTAATACCAGAGAGATTTACTGACAGGTTTATGTCAAGTTATACTATTCTTCACATGCACCAGGATTTTACAATGATAAGCTTGTTCATATACGCCTAACAACACTTTAGGAGGTAATATGATGAGCAAATACGACGAAGCCATGAAGCTGTAGAAAGGCATCCGGACGCGGATGCCTTTCTTCTACACTCTTTTAGTTGTTATTCTTCCATACTCATTACTGCAGCAGACTTCGCCTCGTCCCGGCAGGCTCTTTGAGATTCGACTTCTTAGCTGCCTGCTGCAAAGACAATTTCCCGTCTTCCATCCGGTATACCTTGTCGCAGTATTCAAGCATACGCTCATCGTGAGTAACCATAATCGCCGCTTTCTGGCCTGTATTCACCTCTTGCGCAATCAGACTGACTACTTCATGTGCACGTCTGGTATCCAGGCTTGCTGTCGGTTCATCTGCCAGGATGATGTTGGGATTATTAATCAGGGCACGGGCAATCGCTGTCCGCTGCTTCTCACCGCCGGACAGTTCTTCCGGAAAGCTCTTTAGCTTCGAGCCCAGCCCCAGCTTTTCCAGCAGCTTAGTGGCAAATTCTTTATCCTCTCTTTTAACCTTTCCCGACATCCTCTTTATAATGAGCAGCTGATCAAGGACATGCAGATAGGGAACCAAATTCGAGGATTGCATAATAAATCCGATTTCTTTTAGTCTTGTATGCGCCAGCTCTTGGGCAGTAAGCGCAGAAATGTTATTTCCGTTCAGCTTAACTTCGCCTTCCGAAGCTTTAAGCAGCGCTCCGGCAATGGACAAAAATGTGCTTTTCCCGGAACCGGACGGTCCAACTACAGCAACAAACTCACCCGGCTCCACTGATATGGACACATGATCAAGTGCGGAAATCCGATTACTTCCTTGGTAATAGTACTGTGTGAGCTCCTTCATTTGTAATCCCTTAGTCATTATTCAACCCTCCCGAGTGCCTTGAGCGGATCAATCTTTGTAATCTTCCGGACCGACACCATAGAACTTAAAATGGAGATAACCAGTAAAATGATGGAATAAGTCACAACCAGATTCGTTTCAAGTTTAAATGGCATTCCCTTCGGCATGATGGCTGCCGTTCCATAAGTAAGCAAGATTCCAACGACAATACTAATCAGCGAAAGCACAAACACTTGCGAGACAATGGCTTTGCTCAAGAATTTGTTGCTCGCACCAATAGCTTTCATAATGCCGAACTGGTTCGTCTT
Proteins encoded:
- a CDS encoding Dabb family protein, which gives rise to MIVNHLLLKLKDRSPENLERIQTALLSMRGRIDVLLDAQAEINVRPSPSAYDLILITRFASLADMEEYLIHPAHQEVAGLIGTALETQASVCCEI
- a CDS encoding SDR family oxidoreductase, whose translation is MNNSPDIFNMSKEFTGKRVLVTGGTRGIGLAIVKRLHAAGAKVMATARSIPEALPEGVGFIQADVSLPEGVDHIVQQTIEQLGGLDILINNVGGSSTSTAGALALTDEDWQTTFTANLFSSVRLDRGFLPYMAKQQSGVIVHISSIQRKLPGIMTMPYSAAKAALVNYSKNLATQFGPKGIRINALAPGFTETESAERLIGRMAEQAGTDYTAARQQLMNELGGIPLGRPARPEEVAELAAFLASDRASYITGCEYVIDGGTIRTV
- a CDS encoding helix-turn-helix transcriptional regulator codes for the protein MSLVLNIEPAAAYRIVDEFKEDDLVKLEDGSFHVNTDMPSGEWLIQYLFSYGDLLEVVEPESLRLEMKARTAKMAGKYLG
- a CDS encoding ABC transporter ATP-binding protein; the encoded protein is MTKGLQMKELTQYYYQGSNRISALDHVSISVEPGEFVAVVGPSGSGKSTFLSIAGALLKASEGEVKLNGNNISALTAQELAHTRLKEIGFIMQSSNLVPYLHVLDQLLIIKRMSGKVKREDKEFATKLLEKLGLGSKLKSFPEELSGGEKQRTAIARALINNPNIILADEPTASLDTRRAHEVVSLIAQEVNTGQKAAIMVTHDERMLEYCDKVYRMEDGKLSLQQAAKKSNLKEPAGTRRSLLQ